Proteins from one Oryza sativa Japonica Group chromosome 12, ASM3414082v1 genomic window:
- the LOC112937394 gene encoding uncharacterized protein, whose translation MLPLPSTKHRVQDCRDPLRCWFCLGIGHLSSSCRKRLFKYQDQHTSPPTKKDFPPLLPTPRTSQVPPSVPTSHPASAMAEVPSDLVSRPELSHCMMSATGEVERLRTLFTARSVVAWTGKGGRVELSTFADDIRTAYRIHRNDIQVTKFHPEDFFITFANHSDHEAVLQQPRLVTRSGREYFFRPWDERRNAEAVDIHFRVRLCIEGIPMHGRTEEAVAKLIGPRCSVHYVEEYSRRRNNNSTFDVWIWISDPSSIPKASRFTITRHDAESAPVDTPFPDLEPEQPAPWARKKGLTYPMIIHVDSVQDLVARYYRGYQWRYGETDDAARSRMVSRPLEPYRPLPEPDRHSDDEEDDHQEQRSRRRHRSRSLWGRFGGRSSSRSREPDRGDRGRYNEENRGRQRSCDVVVHRSCSRNLSRSAEPGETRL comes from the coding sequence ATGCTTCCATTGCCAAGTACAAAGCATAGGGTGCAAGACTGCAGAGATCCCCTCCGCTGTTGGTTCTGTCTAGGTATTGGTCATTTATCTTCTTCATGCAGAAAGAGGCTCTTTAAATACCAGGACCAGCATACCTCCCCCCCTACCAAAAAAGAtttccctcctcttcttcctacTCCAAGAACATCCCAGGTTCCCCCCTCTGTTCCCACCAGCCATCCAGCTTCGGCAATGGCCGAGGTCCCCAGTGACCTAGTCTCCAGGCCTGAGTTGAGCCACTGCATGATGTCTGCTACTGGAGAAGTTGAAAGGCTGCGCACCCTCTTCACTGCAAGATCAGTGGTGGCCTGGACTGGCAAGGGAGGGCGTGTTGAGCTCAGTACCTTTGCAGACGACATTCGCACTGCGTACCGCATCCACCGCAACGACATCCAAGTGACCAAGTTCCACCCGGAAGATTTCTTCATCACTTTCGCCAATCACAGTGATCATGAAGCAGTTCTGCAGCAGCCAAGACTGGTGACAAGAAGCGGACGTGAGTACTTCTTTCGGCCGTGGGACGAGAGAAGGAATGCGGAAGCAGTGGACATCCATTTCAGAGTGCGACTTTGCATTGAAGGCATTCCAATGCATGGAAGAACGGAGGAGGCTGTGGCCAAGCTCATTGGCCCTCGATGTTCAGTGCACTATGTAGAAGAATACTCCCGCCGTCGCAACAACAACAGCACTTTTGATGTGTGGATCTGGATTTCAGACCCAAGCTCCATCCCAAAGGCGTCAAGATTCACCATCACCCGCCATGATGCTGAAAGTGCCCCAGTTGACACCCCTTTCCCGGATTTGGAGCCAGAGCAGCCAGCTCCTTGGGCGAGAAAAAAGGGACTAACCTATCCTATGATCATACATGTTGATTCTGTGCAGGACTTGGTGGCTCGCTACTACCGTGGTTATCAGTGGCGCTATGGTGAGACTGATGATGCAGCAAGAAGCAGGATGGTCTCTAGGCCTTTGGAGCCTTACAGGCCCTTACCAGAACCTGACCGGCATTCagatgatgaggaagatgatcATCAAGAGCAAAGATCAAGAAGGAGGCACAGAAGCAGATCGCTATGGGGGCGGTTTGGTGGCCGCTCCTCTAGCAGAAGCAGAGAGCCTGACCGTGGAGATAGGGGGAGATACAATGAAGAGAACAGAGGTCGTCAGCGGTCGTGTGATGTTGTTGTCCACAGAAGCTGCAGCCGCAATCTCTCCCGCTCGGCGGAACCGGGTGAGACGAGGCTGTGA